A section of the Alkalihalobacillus sp. LMS39 genome encodes:
- a CDS encoding nicotinate phosphoribosyltransferase encodes MKEIELKLQGKIKRLTNKTFKFDERVSEGWFSAVYFLKTRKIVEKYRHENIVTMQFFQKTNAILCGTDEVIALIKTFAKDPETLEIRSLKDGDKIKPFETVLTVTGPYQNFGFLEGVIDGIFARRTSVATNVYKVVKAARKSGFQKPVIFMGDRDDHFTQQSGDGYAAFIGGSQAQATHAMNEWWGKKGMGTMPHALIQLFEGDVVAATQAYKETFPEDDLMALVDYNNDVVTDALKVARAFGEELKGVRVDTSRTMVDQYFCRNPEIMGAFDPRGVNPHLIFALRDALNKEGFTHVKIIATGGFTAERIKEYEEENVPVDIYGVGSSLLKINIGFTGDNVILNGEPQAKAGRRYNDNPRLELVE; translated from the coding sequence ATGAAGGAAATCGAACTGAAATTACAAGGGAAAATTAAACGTTTGACAAACAAAACGTTTAAATTTGATGAACGTGTGTCAGAAGGTTGGTTTTCAGCCGTTTACTTTTTAAAAACAAGGAAAATTGTAGAAAAGTATCGTCATGAAAATATAGTAACAATGCAGTTTTTCCAAAAAACAAATGCCATATTGTGTGGGACTGACGAAGTGATTGCGTTAATCAAAACGTTCGCTAAAGATCCTGAAACGTTAGAGATTCGTTCACTTAAAGATGGTGACAAAATTAAACCGTTTGAAACAGTCCTAACTGTAACGGGGCCATATCAGAACTTTGGTTTCTTAGAAGGAGTCATTGATGGAATTTTTGCGAGACGAACGTCTGTCGCTACGAATGTGTATAAAGTAGTCAAAGCGGCAAGAAAGTCTGGTTTTCAAAAGCCCGTTATTTTTATGGGGGACCGTGATGACCATTTCACTCAGCAATCTGGAGATGGATATGCTGCCTTTATTGGTGGGTCGCAAGCACAAGCAACACATGCGATGAACGAATGGTGGGGAAAAAAAGGAATGGGAACGATGCCCCATGCACTTATTCAACTGTTTGAAGGAGACGTTGTTGCTGCAACCCAAGCATATAAAGAAACATTTCCTGAAGATGATTTAATGGCTCTTGTTGATTATAATAATGACGTTGTTACAGATGCATTAAAAGTCGCACGTGCTTTCGGTGAAGAATTAAAAGGTGTTCGTGTTGATACATCACGAACGATGGTGGACCAGTACTTTTGTCGAAATCCAGAGATTATGGGTGCCTTTGATCCCCGTGGTGTCAACCCACATCTTATCTTTGCCTTGCGTGATGCACTCAATAAAGAAGGTTTTACTCATGTGAAAATAATTGCAACAGGCGGATTTACTGCAGAACGAATTAAAGAATATGAAGAAGAAAATGTTCCTGTTGATATTTATGGTGTGGGCAGCAGTTTATTAAAAATTAATATTGGGTTCACAGGTGATAATGTTATACTAAACGGAGAGCCACAAGCAAAGGCTGGACGTCGTTATAATGATAACCCTCGCTTAGAATTAGTGGAATAA